In one Aeromicrobium erythreum genomic region, the following are encoded:
- the ppk2 gene encoding polyphosphate kinase 2 gives MLETLSPVQLSAFSVDDSDDDDPVLLDASGLAVDTWREGYPYAERLDRDTYELEKRLLQIELIKLQSWVKESGQRLVLLFEGRDAAGKGGTIKRFTEHLNPRGARVVALVKPTDREQGQWYFQRYVYHLPTSGEITFFDRSWYNRAGVERVMGFCTPEQYTEFLKQAPAFEKMLVNDGIHVVKFWFSVSRAEQLTRFTIRQIDPVRQWKLSPMDLASLDKWDAYTEAKEAMFRRTDTKHSPWTVVKSNDKKRARLEAMRHVLHRFDYPGKDHDVVRTPDPLVVGAAADLFDPDSADVD, from the coding sequence GTGCTCGAGACCCTCAGCCCCGTGCAGCTCTCCGCCTTCTCCGTCGACGACTCCGACGACGACGACCCCGTCCTCCTCGACGCCAGCGGCCTGGCCGTCGACACGTGGCGCGAGGGCTACCCGTACGCCGAGCGTCTGGACCGCGACACGTACGAGCTGGAGAAGCGTCTGCTGCAGATCGAGCTCATCAAGCTGCAGAGCTGGGTCAAGGAGTCGGGGCAGCGCCTCGTGCTGCTGTTCGAGGGACGCGACGCGGCCGGCAAGGGCGGCACCATCAAGCGCTTCACCGAGCACCTGAACCCCCGCGGCGCGCGGGTCGTCGCGCTGGTCAAGCCGACCGACCGCGAGCAGGGCCAGTGGTACTTCCAGCGCTACGTCTACCACCTGCCGACGTCGGGCGAGATCACGTTCTTCGACCGCTCCTGGTACAACCGGGCCGGCGTCGAGCGGGTGATGGGCTTCTGCACGCCCGAGCAGTACACGGAGTTCCTCAAGCAGGCCCCCGCGTTCGAGAAGATGCTCGTCAACGACGGCATCCACGTCGTGAAGTTCTGGTTCTCCGTGTCGCGGGCCGAGCAGCTCACGCGATTCACGATCCGCCAGATCGACCCGGTGCGTCAGTGGAAGCTCTCCCCCATGGACCTCGCGTCCCTCGACAAGTGGGACGCCTACACCGAGGCGAAGGAGGCCATGTTCCGCCGGACGGACACCAAGCACTCCCCCTGGACCGTCGTGAAGAGCAACGACAAGAAGCGCGCCCGTCTCGAGGCCATGCGCCACGTGCTGCACCGCTTCGACTACCCCGGCAAGGACCACGACGTCGTCCGCACCCCCGACCCCCTCGTCGTCGGCGCCGCCGCCGACCTCTTCGACCCCGACTCCGCCGACGTGGACTGA
- the gatC gene encoding Asp-tRNA(Asn)/Glu-tRNA(Gln) amidotransferase subunit GatC has product MSSAISREDVAHLANLARISLSEDELDRLGAELPAILDHVAAVQEAASADVPAMSHPVPIDNVFRDDVVRPGLTPDEALAGAPASEEQRFLVPQILGED; this is encoded by the coding sequence ATGTCGTCGGCCATCTCGCGTGAGGACGTCGCCCACCTGGCGAACCTCGCGCGCATCTCGCTCAGCGAGGACGAGCTCGATCGGCTGGGCGCCGAGCTGCCCGCCATCCTCGACCACGTCGCCGCGGTCCAGGAGGCCGCGAGCGCCGACGTGCCCGCCATGAGCCACCCCGTGCCGATCGACAACGTCTTCCGCGACGACGTCGTCCGCCCCGGTCTCACGCCCGACGAGGCCCTCGCGGGCGCGCCGGCCAGCGAGGAGCAGCGCTTCCTCGTGCCGCAGATCCTGGGGGAGGACTGA